One segment of Desmodus rotundus isolate HL8 chromosome 6, HLdesRot8A.1, whole genome shotgun sequence DNA contains the following:
- the LOC112319820 gene encoding LOW QUALITY PROTEIN: sterile alpha motif domain-containing protein 9-like (The sequence of the model RefSeq protein was modified relative to this genomic sequence to represent the inferred CDS: deleted 2 bases in 1 codon; substituted 2 bases at 2 genomic stop codons), whose product MASHLHPYHFYAALLSEVNKKFPDNAGESLDELSKRVTWVTEGTLLINTEDAEYGGYAGVRIIHPLVASCCLKELERSYHLDKCQIALMLLKENLFYDSGIGIDKFQNCVQALLLTGQRKDXADETDTLFPPLIEALQNDEVEKVLKQGSVRFPQSTFICQALARHFYIKEKDFDTALYWANEAKKKAPKNSYISDTLCTLGQVYKSKIKWWLDENRNCRDITVNDLTHFLEAAENASGAFKKSQEQTDRKDYETETWSPQKSQRKYDMYNTAGFLGEVEVGLYTIXILQLTPCFHKEEESSKKTMAEFLSGKRNIPTDPKNEYYLTLSKFTSYLQNLQSDMKKCFDFFADYLVLLKTRNMLKETVEILLSKKISRCFSRYVELFCPSDLGSLQSKESQLLREENCRKSLEALRADKFSGLLEYLNPNHEDAAATMENIVNQYTFLLQQNPHKRLAKEKQNFILANIILNCLKPNSKSIQPLNILKKQLREVLQFVELSHPYPDPYFLACLLFWPENEELDEDAELMEKYVSSLNRSFNRQYRRMCRSKQASTLFYLGKRKGLNSLVRKAEIEQYFSKVQNINSFWQSGDVWKKKEVKDLLRRLTGLAEGKKISIVYGTEKKIKIPVTSVYSGPLRSGGNIERVSFYLGFSIEGPLAYDIKLYKKIY is encoded by the exons ATGGCGTCTCACTTGCATCCTTACCATTTTTATGCAGCACTACTTAGT GAAGTGAACAAGAAGTTCCCAGATAATGCAGGAGAAAGCCTGGATGAGCTCAG CAAAAGAGTCACGTGGGTGACTGAAGGGACACTTCTCATCAACACGGAAGATGCCGAATATGGCGGATATGCAGGTGTGCGCATCATTCACCCTCTGGTTGCCAGTTGCTGTCTCAAAGAGCTGGAAAGGAGCTATCACTTGGATAAGTGTCAGATTGCACTGATGTTATTGAAAGAGAATTTATTCTATGATTCTGGAATAGGAATAGACAAATTCCAAAATTGTGTGCAAGCTCTTCTGCTTACAGGACAGCGCAAAGACTAAGCAGATGAAACAGACACTTTATTTCCTCCATTAATTGAAGCTTTACAGAATGATGAAGTTGAAAAGGTCTTGAAACAAGGAAGTGTTCGGTTCCCACAGAGTACATTCATTTGTCAGGCCTTAGCAAGACATTTCTACATTAAAGAGAAAGACTTTGACACTGCTCTGTATTGGGCAAATGAGGCCAAGAAGAAAGCTCCCAAAAATTCCTATATCTCAGATACACTTTGTACACTTGGCCAGGTGtacaaaagtaaaatcaaatgGTGGTTGGATGAAAACAGAAACTGCAGGGATATCACTGTTAATGACCTAACACATTTCCTGGAAGCTGCCGAAAATGCATCAGGAGCTTTCAAAAAATCCCAGGAGCAAACTGATAGGAAAGACTATGAAACAGAGACCTGGTCACCACAAAAGTCCCAAAGAAAATATGACATGTATAATACGGCTGGTTTCTTGGGAGAAGTAGAAGTTGGTCTTTACACTATTTAGATTCTTCAGCTCACTCCCTGTTTCCACAAAGAAGAAGAATCatct aaaaaaactatggcaGAATTTTTATCAGGAAAGAGGAATATTCCTACAGATccaaaaaatgaatattatttgacTCTCAGCAAGTTCACATCCTACTTACAAAACTTGCAGtcagatatgaaaaaatgctttgatttttttgctgattatttggttcttttaaaaacaaggaatatGCTAAAGGAAACTGTGGAAATCTTATTAAGCAAGAAAATCAGCCGTTGTTTCAGTAGATACGTGGAACTTTTCTGCCCTTCGGATCTGGGTTCATTACAAAGCAAAGAGAGCCAGTTACTCCGAGAGGAGAATTGTAGGAAAAGTCTAGAAGCTTTGAGAGCAGATAAGTTTTCTGGACTTCTGGAATACCTTAACCCTAATCACGAAGAtgctgcagccactatggaaaacatagTGAACCAGTACACGTTCCTCTTGCAGCAAAATCCACATAAACGGCTggcaaaggagaaacaaaatttCATCTTGGCCAACATTATTCTCAATTGTTTAAAACCCAACTCCAAGTCCATTCAGCCACTTAACATACTTAAAAAACAGCTCCGAGAAGTGTTACAATTCGTAGAACTCAGTCATCCATATCCAGACCCTTATTTCTTGGCCTGCCTGCTGTTCTGGCCAGAAAATGAAGAGCTAGATGAAGATGCTGAACTAATGGAAAAGTATGTTTCATCCTTAAATAGATCCTTCAATAGGCAGTACAGGAGAATGTGCAGGTCCAAGCAGGCAAGCACACTTTTCTacctggggaagaggaagggtctCAACAGTCTTGTTCGCAAGGCTGAGATAGAGCAGTATTTCAGTAAAGTACAAAATATAAATTCCTTCTGGCAGAGTGGAGATGtgtggaaaaaaaaggaagtcaaagACCTCCTGCGTCGTCTCACTGGTCTGGCTGAAGGCAAGAAAATCTCTATCGTATatggaacagagaaaaaaataaaaataccagtaACATCCGTTTATTCAGGTCCACTCAGAAGTGGTGGCAACATAGAAAGAGTGTCCTTCTACCTTGGCTTTTCCATTGAAGGCCCTCTAGCATATGATATAAAGTTATATAAGAAGATATATTAG